atttttaaaaacttttttttttatgaatgttgtTCTGATTCCAGCTGGCCGAAGAGCTCCAGAGTGGACCGATGGAGGATGATGAAAGGgaactgctgctcctgctgagcACTCCTCACctcaaggtacacacacacactttctctgtctctctctctcacacacccttTCGTTCCTCCTACTGTTCAGTCTGTTAAATACTGGATTGGTGCCTCTCACTCCTTTTCCGtactgctctttttttctctgctaaGATAATCTTCCATTACATAATGTCAGCCTCGGCGCTGCGCTGTCTGcaacccctctcctcccctcagaCGCAGACATTCCTGCCTAATCACACTTATCTAGTGATTATGTTCAATTTATTGGCTTTTTTCTGGCGAGTGGGAAGAGGTGTCATCTTGGGACACTTACATGGCAATTTCTTAAATGGGAACATTTGCAAAAGTAGCCACTGGGgatgttttgtctctctctccctgtcttctcTTATTCTTCTTGACATCTTTCATTGTCTTTTACTGGATGTCTACACCCTTCCCCGTTCGTTTAGTAGTAGTTTTCTTCTAGTGTCGAATGCTATTcacttctcttgctctcttaatttgttttgtcgattttttttttttttttttttgtcgctTTGACAACGATTGATTGCATTTTCTGTCTCAGTATTCAGCACCAAGTCATTCACACTCTTATAttcttatttgtgtgtgtgtttatgtcttctCCAGGCGGTGCTGTCGGCCCATGACACGGTGGCCCAGAAGAACTTTGACCCGGTGCTGCCGCCGCTCCCGGAGGAGCTGGATGACGACCTGGAGGAGGAGTCTGTGAAGATTGTCCGTCTGGTGAAGAACAAGGAACCCTTGGTGAGAGCTGGAATCAGACCTGGGAAAGCCGACGAATCCCTAAACTAACACTCTTCCCTTCTGCAGCAACCCCTGTCATTATGCCTTCAAGCAAggattttaaacacatttggtTCAGTGGAGCTGATTTGAGAGCAGCTGTAGAGTTCAGGTGTGAATGCATGTAACTGTGTCATTGCACAGCAGAGGGAACAGAGCATTCatgttcaattaaaaaaaaatttagttaACAATGAGAGGAGTGGGATGAGACAGCAAAAGGAAACACCACATATTAAGTCTCCTCATTCACACCCTATGACAAAATTTCCATCTTTAACAAGTGATTTACAAGTTCTAATATCAGATTTTCTTTACAGTATAGACAATATAAGCAGCATGTCTTACATAGATTTTGATGCTACAGTGAAACAAATGCACTCATGTCGAACCACTGAAATACTATCTATTGAATTAAGTCACAATCTGTTTTGCAAAAGCAGCAAAAGCgtatgaaaaaagtgaaatattgacTGTACAGCTTATTTAAACCCAATGAAGGTGGGAGAATGTGAGCTTTGAAAGCTTAATACCAGTGATACAAACTCTTGTTTTCTTGAACTTTGGCATAAACTCTCTGAAGACACCTTTCCTATTCTCACTCAAACTTTTGAGttgaaagggggaaaaaatatttcatgcaGATTCAAAAATGGTTCTGCCACTTTTCAGCGTGCCGTACTGTCTGATAGAGTAAAATAAATCACACCACATGGAAATCAAACATGTGAAACCTTCTACAAAGATATGGAATAGCTGGATTAAATCTGAAAGGAGAACTTGTTGAAACTAGTTGGTGGAGCACAACAACAACCGTGGcaatgggagagagaaaaaaaatgggagacagaaaaaaaaacactaattaaAAGAGGAGAAGTGGCTTGCACATCTGTTGCTATGATACGGAAATATCAAATTTAATCGCAACTACACAGTGGCCTTCGTTAGCGTCCCAAACCTTGGAGAGTTATTCACTCCGGTCAGTGGAGGGAGGGGCCCCCCGATGATCTGGACCGCTGGTTTATTGGTTGATCTCGTTCACCAGGGGGCGACTATTCGACGAGACGAGGTGACGGGGGCTGTGATCGTGGCCAGAATCATGAGGGGAGGGGCAGCCGACCGCAGTGGTGAGAGCAACAACACCCACACATCACATGTTGcacacatactcacaaacaCTCTCATGTCAATTACGTTcttttatttcaaaaaaaaaaaaaaaaaaaaaaaaaaaaaaaacccacagatgAGAAAATTACCCATGGCCTGGCTCATCATCCCTCTAATGCCACAAGCTATTTGTCTGACTGCTGACACAAAGTAAAGTCATCTGCTCTAAGATGGTAAATAGGAACAGAGAAACTGCACTCTCTCTGCCAACAGGACTTTCTTATCAATACtgatgcaatacaatacaatacaatcgACTTTATTATTCCCACTAGGGACAATATGTTTGGAGCAGCTTGTTATGCACAAAACACAGtaacatacaaacaaaataaattgtaCAATTTACAGAGAAATGTACAGAGAAAAAATCACCAGCGAGCTTCATGTGGAATAAAATCTATAAATAATTGATAAATCAACTTGATAACTTGGTGATATGCCGACATGGAGAGGACAGGGGATTATGTTGCTGTGTGACCCCGCTAAAATGGAAATACTTCACCGCAAACTGTCTGCAGAAATGAAATCCTTGAGATTAGTGCCCTGAGATTGCATCTTGAGAGATTATAAACAAGGGTTACTCAACGCCCGTTGCCATGGCGATATCATCGACTTTATGGCGACAGAAAATTGCATCTGTTTGGTTCATATCTGGTGCTTACACTTGGAAACGCCTCTGAAAATATTCCTGTTAGAATCACACATGCTGGGATATTCCTTTGCTGGTTTTAATTTGtctagggtgtgtgtgtgtgtgtgtgtgtgtgtttgtgtgtgtttgcaggtctGGTACATGTGGGAGATGAACTTCGAGAGGTCAATGGAAATCTAATAATACACAAAAGGCCAGATGAAATTAGTCAGATTCTGGTAAGAAAACAGTGTTTACATGTAATAAATTGCAGCCTAGTATCAAACTGGTTCAGACTCTGTATGACTGATGACTGATCGATGTTGGTGTCGCTACGATGTGCCGAGCAGTCCCAGTCACAAGGCTCCATCACCCTCAAAATCATTCCAGCCATCATAGAAGAAGACAAACTGAAGGAAAGCAGGGTGAGCAATCATTTTCCTGCAATACTATTTTATCTGGCCCTTATAAAAATGCAGCCAGTGTGTCTGAGTAAAGGTCAACCTGCCTTCTCTTACATGAGATGgtaaaaaatgatgttttgtgtaaaattcCATTTATGCCAACCAATGACTTTTCATCATGAATAAGAgaatgtatgtgtatttgttatttttctctgtcaaTCATATATCATTCATGCTGGTTACTGGAGTCAATTTGCCTCTTTGAAAACCCCCAGGTCTACCTTCGGGCGTTGTTTGACTACATGCCCTTTGAGGACAAGGCCACGCCCTGCCAGGAGGCGGGACTTCCTTTTAGCAGGGGGGACATTCTGCAGGTGGTGAGCCAGGACGACCCCACCTGGTGGCAGGCCAAGAGAGTGGGAGACTGTAACCTCCGTGCCGCCCTCATCCCCTCCACGCAGTTCCAGGAGAGGTGAGATCAGCTGTGCCTCTCAgatgaagaacaaaaaaaaaaaaaaaaaaaactgttttaggCTTTTGGATTGGTCATAATTTTATACCACATTTTATAATGAAGTTAAGTAAGATGGTAAGCTTTAATGTGGCGTACATTCATAGACCTGATTTACAGGCAGTAAACGCTGTATGCTTTGGCTTAATGGGGGGCATTCACTGTCCCAAattattttgactagtaataatataaataacagTGATTCTTTCAAGCAAAGCAAATGAAAGACTACATAAAACTTAGTCAGTAAGAAATTCATCAGTTATGGCCAGTATAAGGAGAACAGATGAAAAGTCTAGCAAGTTGAGGCTGTTAttccaaataaataatacaaattcTTGGTTTTCTTTCCCAGGCGCCTGAGGTACAGGATGAAAATGGGCTCCTTCCCTGCCCCTGTGTCCCCTAAAACTCCCACATGTAAgcttatttcacctttttatgACATAAGAGGTATTTCCATCTTGACTAATCTTTACGAACCATACCAAGATGGAAATGAGGCTATTCTTCTTGGGTCTACTGATACCAAATGTGTtgctgatctgatctgatcttgATAAAGAGATTTCAAAAAAAGAGAAtagaatgtgaaaataaaatatataatcgAGAGTTCATTCACAAAAGGTGGAGGCTGAATCAGCTTTCCTTTTATATCTGCCTTTTGAAAAGTGACAGTTTGCCATTTGATAATCTGGCTCTGAAGAGAGATCTGCCTGATGACAATAGTGTTCCAAgtttttttacataaatactgagatacataaaaaaaaaaaaaaaaaaaaaaagtcaaaatgattattaaagtatttgaaaaaaaaaaaaagttgcctgggggtcacttttattttggagtccAGGTCTGTTTGCAGGCCCACCACCTACTTGagtttgaaaatatttcattgtGATCGCAAAATGACTTCATTAAATTGCATTGGTCTTATTTTGGTTCatatatcagaatcagaagaaatattttattgatcctcgaggggaaattgggtagtGTGGGCAGAGTGACCAATAAGACAAacctttttgtaatttttgattGGTGGAAACTGTAGCGTGAATGTGACGTTTTAATGATGTTTCTCACTATTAATCATGTGCGCTGGTGGGAGCAGCACAgtgtttgtaatattttgtccTTCTCTACAGTGATACTCTGTGTAATTCCTTGCATTGCTAACCTCAGATGATCGGGCTGACAGAGGTAGGTGGACATCACCCCTCCTACCAGGAAAACAGGCCTCACCCCAACACTGCTTGCACTAACCACATGTTTTAATGGCCAGAATTTCTCAGTGAAATTCTGTTTGCCCCCCATCATAGACTcacatatacgcacacacaaccTTAACACTGTCCATTAACCCACTGTTGCCTTCATGGCCACAACCCCCCACATGTCCCTACTGTATTTTCCTCTTGTGCAACGTCAAAGCTTCCTAACCTCAAACCCTTCCTTGATGCACTTCGTTCAgcaccctctcctccctcccttcctcctcttacCCTGTCTTCTCTTCCTGCTTGCTGTCCTGCAGAAGACTGTGACAGTGAGGGCACTCTGAATGGACAGGACATAGGTGAGGAGGCATGATGAATGCATTTAGGTAACACCTCCTCAATGCATCGCTGTGCACTAAGCCATCACTTTTTCTTTAGCCGTAGCGAGCCCTCGCTCTTGTGTAGGGATCGTAGTGGACTGACAGAATGAGCCCTTCTTGCTTTGCCcctctttgttttgctttgtccAGATTTCATTTTGGATCATGGGAGATTAGTGTCAGGTTGAACACTTTGAAGCATTAAAGGTTATTTCGCCAGCAGTTTAAACAACACCAGATATAACCTACCTGACCCACCGCTGCACTCTCAAAATGTTAAAAGCAGATAGAAAAGCAAATGGTGAGCAGATAGCTCGACTGTTCACCTGCTCCTGACCTGTACAAAAAGGAGAATGTTGTTGCCTTCTCAATTAAGCTCACCAGTTTGTCTGCTAGGCTTCCTGGCTGCTCTTCATGCTGTGATCATGCTTCTCTGGGTTTTATGTGGCATTTTGTGATTTAAAGCATTACTCCAGGAATCCTCGACCTGGCCTGGGCAGGATTTCCCCATCTTGTTGCATCATACCAACTGTTTCTAACCAAAATCGACATGCATCTTGCTTGCCAGGGTCCAATACAGTCCTACAGGGCCAGTGAATATTCAAAAAGTTGATCGCTTGCTCTGAGATGAGCCGGCTGCAGGTGCCCAGCTGTCTACATGCACCTGTGTGTCAGATTGCGCAAAATAAACAGATATAGTTGTCAGATtatgcagaaaattaaaatttgaatgtCTCATTTTAAAGTAAGTGTCAGTATTGGAGAATACCACACTATAGCATGCAAGAAGTAAGTAAGATTTTGGTTTAAATTGATCGGTGTGATTAAAAAATCGATGGGAAAATAGCgtctaatttgaaaatgacttgtgCTGTAACGGTTCTTCTTCACTTTTAAATGGAGTTTATTATGTCAGGAATTGATCataaagacaaatgaaaaggcaacgtgttgtgggtgtgtttttacCTTCTGCCATTGTATAGAAGAGCTAAGCGCTCTTTGTGTGGGTCTCCATTCGTGTGCTTATCACTCCAGGCGGCGTGTATTGTGTGCTGCCATCAAGCTTCTGTGAAGGTCTTTGTGGCGCCTCAGCTTCATTACGCTTCACAAATGACCTCTCTTCATGCTACATGCCACAGgtgctgtctttgtttttggcaAAGCGGTCGCTGCCCTAGTAGAAACAGCATGCATGGCTTCCGAGCTCAATCACTTGTGTAATGTTGATGAGATGCACTGAGCTGGTTGAATAAATGGTCTAATGCGAGCTGTAGTTTCTCCCAAGAGTAAGGCAGCCCCTGCCTTCTGTGGCCATACTTTCTCATGGGATTTTTACTCAGGTACTGTCACTGATTTCTACTGGTGTtgttcagtgtgtcagtgttgtttGGTGTGGCTGAGTGACATTGATCAGGAGTTGAATTGTAATCAGAGAAGCCAAGATGTAATATGCAAGTTATAAGTGAGGGCACTGTCTAATTTTGAGCTCCAACTGGTTTTAAAGTGGCACTGTGAGTGTCAGGCCTCTGCAGTGTGCTTTTCAAagagtttgttttctgtgtggatCTCTGCCCGTCAGTCTtacctgtgtctgtctctttgacCACAGCCGGCCTGCGCAGAAGTTTCCGCCTGAGGAAAGATCGTCATGGCTCATCGGGAGAACCTTGCACCCCTGACGCCAGCCAGTCAGATTTTCTAATTTACGAGGAAGTAACACAATATGTGCCACGCCGTGGTGAACGGCCACGCCTTATAGTATTGATCGGTATGTTGTTCTGTCGGCTTTTAAGAGACTAATCTTATCATAAAGCAGTTTGGTACTTaccattaaagctgcactatggAAGATTtttaggtataaaaaaaaaatacacacaccttAGCAgccaaagacacaaacacaggctgcAGTAGAGAAGAGCAGCCCATTCTCATCATGTGGAACTTGTAAATTTGCCCAAATAAAATTCTAGTGTTTGTCCACAGAAGTGACAAATTGAAATAGAACCCATTTCCTAAATAGCAGCGAGTTAGCACTACCTCCTGAAGTTATCACAGACCAGTTGGGTTGGTAAACATAGATGTgatgtgtgcagtttactgaggCCATGTAGCCTTTTACCCAGTAAATACTGCATGCTGGAGCTGCCAATATGCAGATTTGGCCAGTGTAGCTGTGAAATGCAGGCTTTGTCCATGCTGCATCGTATAGGATTTATATGCctatttgcatgcatttgctGTTGGATTGCAGTAGGTTTTATGCAGTGTGGCACTATTTACAACAGTAAAATATCTGCCCCAAAAAGATGTCTTACCGGAGAGATTTCTTGTGTTATGCAATGCCCAGTCTGGATGACAGTCTGGGTGTAGATTTTAGTCTTAAAATCTGTGGTGTTGGTGAGCCAGAGTCTAGTTCTGCCTTtttacatcatcatcagttAGAGGTttccaaatgtgaaaaagacCATAAAGCCTAGAGCAGTGTAGTCGCTCTAGTTTTTAGGAGAGACCTCAACCTGCATACAAAAATGTTTCCCAGCACAAAATCATTTTGCTCACCTGTATCCTCTGCTACTGTCTGTCTGGCCACAGGTTCCCTCGGGGCTCGGATCACAGAGCTCAAACAGAAGGTGATCTCTGAGAACCCTCGACGTTACGGTGTGGCCGTGCCTcgtgagtcttttttttttttcttcagctaGTGCTCTGTCATACACCATCTTTCTacagagatatttttttttgtattatcaGGATTGTACAGGCTTTTACCTGTGCACCTATTGGTGGTTGTAATGTTGGTGATCTAGGATTTTAATCTTATTCCACTGCTGCAAACATTGTAATCCTCTCGGGGTTAAGAGCATCaactaaaatgcaaatgtaaatatcATCTCTCACGCAAGTATGACAATATATGCACTGACTGAAGCCTTTTCTGCTTTTCACTAGAAACAAGTGTAGAGTAGATATGTGACTCATGGTTAGTATATGTGGCTTGCAAACACGTCCTTGACAATTTGCTATTTGGGAGTTGAAAAGACCACAACGCCTACAAGAAGATTCCTTTGTATAGTGTTCCCAGCTCTTACTCTCGATGCATATGTGCACAAACAACACAGGCTCACTCACACATCCAAGTATATGCAAACATTCAATTActgcttttttcctcctttctccgCATGGTTGGGTTCGAATGGCGTTTCTACAGACACCACTCGAGCCAGGAAGAGtcacgagagagagggagtggagtACCACTTCATTACAAAAGCAGCCTTCGAGGCAGACATCCAGAATAACAGGTGGGTGCTCAGACTGGATAGCTATAAAATGCATCGAATCATTAACTTCCTGCTCTGAAatcattcaaaaataaaaggaGCTCAACAGTTTTGCATTTGAGTCAGGAATGAATCGATTAACCTGAAATTATTGGAGCTGTAGACTCTTACATTACCTTAAAGTCCACAACCTTAATTGTTAATCTCTAAATAACCTATAATTAATAAGACTTAAACCTATCACCCCTTTTTAAAGTTATAGCTGGCCTTTACAGCGCTCTGTCATAACAATTTGCAATGGGCTGTATTTCTGCAGATTTATTGAGTATGGGGAGTATAAGGACAACCTGTACGGCACCAGTCTGGAGTCCATCAACAGCGTTTTAGATCAAAACAAGGTGTGCTTGGTGGACGTACAGCCAGAGGTTAGTATCTTAACCAGCATGTAACACTGCCAACCCCAATACATTTTAGATCCGAAACACAACCTCTTTCATCTCCAAGTGCAATTAATTCACAGTTATTTTGGGCAGTGTCTGATATTGCCataaatttttgcattttgcaaagTGTAGAGAATGCAGCAGAAAAGATTTCAATCGGTGccaaatagaaatacaatattGACGTATAAACTCTGGTTACAAAAGTCTAAAGGTGACTTTGCCAACAGGGCTGAAGCACAATAGGTCAGTAAATGCaacatgtttttcatatttccctttacctttttattttgtacagtACCTGGATAGCAGTGTGGGTTTTAAATGACGGATGTTCTTCCCACCAACAGGCACTGAAAACTTTGCGCACCGCTGAGTTCAAACCATATATCATATTTGTAAGACCTCGGATCCACGATCCTCACTGCAAACAGCTcagctcctcttcttcctcgcTCAGTGCAGGGATCACGGTAGGTTGAATAAACTGTCAGCTTtctatgtaaatataaacactTGACAATTAGGAATGTCTTGGTTTTTGCAGTACTTCTGTACTCTTTGATGTTGATTATTTAAACCAGTGTTGGCTTTATACTCACACAAGCCTTGCACTACGCTAGATGTTTAGTGCTGTTACCAATTTGTAATAATTGATGTACTTTGGCTAAAATGTCATTGTATGTGCCAAACAACTCCAAAATGACCTATACTCCAGTCAAAAGTTCCATGATGCAACTGTATATTCTCTATGAAAAGTGCAGTAGCACCTAAAACGCTGTTCTAAATCAGTATCCCTCCCTCCTGTGCCGACTAGGAGGAGGACCTGCAGGAAATGCTGCAGTCGGCTGAGCGGATGGACGAGCGCTATGGCCATTGGGTGGACTACGTCCTGGTGAAGGAAGACCCAGTCAGTGCCTTAGCAGAGCTCCAGGTTGTGCTAGAGAGGGTGGAGGTCGAGCCCCACTGGGTGCCTGTGTCATGGGTCAGGACCTAGCCAGGTCACTTGCGTCAGCTCGGCCAGTGTCACAGCGGATCGCTGTGGACCGCTGCTTGAGGAGGACAGATAAAACTGCAGGGATCCTCTGAAGGTTCTCTAGGTTTGGGTGACCCAGTGTTCACTGCCATAGTATACAACCATTCCACCAGTAAAGGTCTGTGCGGTATTTGGATGAGTGGAGTCAGTCCTACAAAAGAACACTGATTTGCACTGAGGTTTGAGAGCAGCATGTTCATCCATCTGAGTATCAGGCGAGCCTGTTCATCTTAGATTGTTCAGTGTGAAATGAGTGGGGTAGTTAACAGATATTGtgctaaaataaatatatctaaACTGTACAAACTGTAATTGGCAGTGCAGTGGCTCTGAAAGGGCATGTGGTACATGCATGCAGGATAAAGTTTGTGAAATGAGTGTTAGTCTAAGACTTGCACTCGGTGTGACAGACAGTTTTAAACATCTAGTATGTTACAGCATCTATATTGGAAAGGTAAAGTGCCATATCCAACAATATGTAAAACATTTGACAAAGTTTAaggtaaaatgaaattaaatcaatatGCAGACAACTTATTCTTGCTGGAAACTGTGCTAATGTGCATATTATCTGActtcaaatatttaattttggTTATGACAAAATACGCTTGAATAAAGAGAAAGTAagaaaaattcacattttaaattcattttccacCTGCTTCCACTGACACTTTGTTATTTCAAGGCATCTTATTTTGGAGGATAAAGAGCCATCAGCCATCCAGTATTATTTGGAGAAATCATTTACTTTAGAATGACTTATGTAACAATTACAAACCAAACcataaacaaaagaagaaaaatatacatatgtgttTGCAGGGGGGGCGGGGTCTCTGCAAGAATACACAAGGCCGTTTACTTCCAGAGCTTCTTGATGGACATGTTCTTCTCGCTATCTTTCTGCATCACCTGGTGAAGAGAACACGGAACACTCAAGGGGGTACAGGAGCAGAAATGTACATTATCACTGAAAATGTACAGTATCACAAAATGGGTGAGGGAGTAATGCTggaaacctgctgctgctgaagagaCAGCTGAGCTAACTGGAGGTCCAAACACCACAGGGTTAGGAGAGGACACACCAGAGAAAAACTGATCATACTAACCTTTGCCACAGCCATCTCAAAGTCCTCCTGAGTGACGTgaactctcctctctctcagagcGTACATCCCTGACTCTGTGCACACACcctaacaacacacacacacacacagagtaaaggTTGAAAAAGGCTTGCTGAGTACTACTTATTGCCCCAACTTGGTACGAGGCAGTGGTCCAATTTTAAATAGTTTGAGCCTCTCACCTTAACCTCAGCACCTGAGGCTCCAGGCATGAGCTCTGCAATCTTCCTCAGATTAATGCCGCGTGTCAGGTTCATCTTCCTGGAGTGGATCTTCAGGATGTCCAAACGGGCctggtggtggaaaaaaaaaaaaacagcatgcaatAAAATAGAATTAGCCAAAGTACACAGCACTGATTTTagtgagaaaatgaataaattccacCGTTAATTAGCTTAACCAATACAGCGACCTTATAAAATGATCTTACAGGCAGCCAAGGAGACTACACAGTGTTTAGTGTGAACCTGGAGCAGTAATTACCTCTTCATTGGGAGGGGGAAACTCAATCTTCCTGTCGATCCTGCCTGGCCTGAGCAGAGCTGAGTCCAAGATGTCAATACGGTTGGTGGCCATGATGACCTGTGTGGGAGAacggagggagaggaaaagacagagagagagagtggatatTTGGTCAAACGACACAGAAGACATTACAGCTTCAACAGAATATTTATGATTAAATTATTCAAACATCATAAGTTTCAGACTACCTTGCCAAATAAAGTATGAATAAGCACTACCAGAGATAACGTATGGATATCTGTTGAATACATTAACTGTGGGAGAGGGTGCTCTGTATCTTCTACGCTAAAATGCATGATAAAAGATCCATTTTGGTATACCAGAtgaaaatttgtgtgtgtgctaccttGATGTTCTTGGTGGCCTCGAAGCCATCCAGTTGATTGAGCAGCTCCAGCATCGTCCTCTGCACCTCACTGTCTCCTCCCGAGCCGCCCTCCAGACGAGACGAACCAATGGAGTCAAtctcgtccatgaagatgatgGAGGGAG
This genomic interval from Myripristis murdjan chromosome 19, fMyrMur1.1, whole genome shotgun sequence contains the following:
- the LOC115378068 gene encoding MAGUK p55 subfamily member 3-like isoform X2, whose translation is MIEAMPIVSASTGLHETLALLTSQLHPDANHKEDMVFLKDVFSERSLGYLMKMHEKLKQYEKQSPTPVLHSASCLAEDLAEELQSGPMEDDERELLLLLSTPHLKAVLSAHDTVAQKNFDPVLPPLPEELDDDLEEESVKIVRLVKNKEPLGATIRRDEVTGAVIVARIMRGGAADRSGLVHVGDELREVNGNLIIHKRPDEISQILSQSQGSITLKIIPAIIEEDKLKESRVYLRALFDYMPFEDKATPCQEAGLPFSRGDILQVVSQDDPTWWQAKRVGDCNLRAALIPSTQFQERRLRYRMKMGSFPAPVSPKTPTYDRADRAGLRRSFRLRKDRHGSSGEPCTPDASQSDFLIYEEVTQYVPRRGERPRLIVLIGSLGARITELKQKVISENPRRYGVAVPHTTRARKSHEREGVEYHFITKAAFEADIQNNRFIEYGEYKDNLYGTSLESINSVLDQNKVCLVDVQPEALKTLRTAEFKPYIIFVRPRIHDPHCKQLSSSSSSLSAGITEEDLQEMLQSAERMDERYGHWVDYVLVKEDPVSALAELQVVLERVEVEPHWVPVSWVRT
- the LOC115378068 gene encoding MAGUK p55 subfamily member 3-like isoform X1 — encoded protein: MIEAMPIVSASTGLHETLALLTSQLHPDANHKEDMVFLKDVFSERSLGYLMKMHEKLKQYEKQSPTPVLHSASCLAEDLAEELQSGPMEDDERELLLLLSTPHLKAVLSAHDTVAQKNFDPVLPPLPEELDDDLEEESVKIVRLVKNKEPLGATIRRDEVTGAVIVARIMRGGAADRSGLVHVGDELREVNGNLIIHKRPDEISQILSQSQGSITLKIIPAIIEEDKLKESRVYLRALFDYMPFEDKATPCQEAGLPFSRGDILQVVSQDDPTWWQAKRVGDCNLRAALIPSTQFQERRLRYRMKMGSFPAPVSPKTPTYDRADREDCDSEGTLNGQDIAGLRRSFRLRKDRHGSSGEPCTPDASQSDFLIYEEVTQYVPRRGERPRLIVLIGSLGARITELKQKVISENPRRYGVAVPHTTRARKSHEREGVEYHFITKAAFEADIQNNRFIEYGEYKDNLYGTSLESINSVLDQNKVCLVDVQPEALKTLRTAEFKPYIIFVRPRIHDPHCKQLSSSSSSLSAGITEEDLQEMLQSAERMDERYGHWVDYVLVKEDPVSALAELQVVLERVEVEPHWVPVSWVRT